From Armatimonadota bacterium:
TCTGACCTCAAGCAAGGAGGTCGTGGTCCAAATTTACGACGCCGCAAGCCGATTGATTGACCGAACGACTAGCTCGGGTACAGAGTCCTGCACGTACGACGCAAACGGAAAGATGGCCTAGCTTAACGCGGATGGCAAAGAATCGGCGTACACTTGGAACAAGGAGAATATGCTCTGAATGTGGTCTACAAAGGCAGCCCAGAAACCGGGTTCGATTTCAGCTTGACAGGGTGCCTTAGGCGTGAATATTGGGCCGCCTACTATGGAGGAGCATCAATCATGGCAGGGGCCGAAGTCAAGTGAAAAGCGAGATGAATCAGAAGCTCCGAAGCGTTGCCTTCTACTTGATCGTAGGCACCGGCCTCTTAGTGATTGCAGGAGATACAGAATCGTTAGCAAGCTTTGGAGGCATGGGGATTTATGTTGTAGTGTCTCTTTCAGCGATCACGTTTCTGCCTCTGATTATCGGTAGCTGGCTGCTGATCAAAAGTGAGGGGGATCGCGTTAGGAGGTCGTGGTTGCGCTTTACAATGATATTTCATGCCATAGTCGCTGAAATAGCCCTATTAACCGGATTGTACGGCGAATACTTGCTGCGGAGCCAACCGAAGTAGGCAAACGAGACATTCAGTTCAGTGAGGGCAATTGATCGTGAGCCAATGAACACGAATAGCCTAGAATATGCGGCTGAATGTGAGGCAGGGATAGATCGGAATTCGCCACAGACGACAATATCAGAATTTCTCTGCCGTCAAACCACCCCTCAATACAGAAAAATCCCGCTCAAAGGCGGGATTTTGAATCTAAAAGCTGGAGCCGATGACCGGATTTGAACCGGTGACCTGCTGTTTACGAAACAGCTGCTCTACCACTGAGCTACATCGGCGAAGAACGGATCTCGCCGTCCGAAAGAGATTATGGGCGCGTTTGGGTGCTTTCTGCAACAGCCCAAAATCATCGCCAAAAAATGCAGGGACAGATTCCGGCGTTTAGATATACTAATGGTAATTCGCGAGGACAACCATGGAAGACCTATTTCCCATCCGCAAAATTGACCACGTTCGACACTATGTGAACAACGCCCGGCAGAGCGCTTACTTCTACCAGCACGTTTTTGGCTTCGACATCGAAGCATACAACGGCCTAGAAACGGGTTCGAGGAACCAGGTGGACTACATGCTCCGCCAAAACGACATCACGCTTGTTTTCAGTGCGCCATTGCGGCCTGGGCACCCGATGGCGGAAGCGATCAGCACTCATGGCGACTTTGTACAGGACATCTGCTTCGAAGTCGATGACGTGGATTGGGCATACAAAACTGCCATCAAGCGCGGCGCGGAATCGGCGGTTGCTCCTTATGACATGCAAGATGAGCACGGCACTGTTCGCTACGCTGCGATCAAAGTTTATGGCAACACGGTCCACGGCTTGCTGAATCGCGACAAGTACAACGGCCCATTCTTGCCTGGATTCCGCGAGCAAAAAGAACCGGGCGAAGGCATCGGTCTGATCGAAGTTGATCACTGCGTCGGCAACGTCGAGCTCGGCAAGATGAACTACTGGGTCAAGTGGTACGAGGATGTGCTCGGATTCAAGAATCTGATCAGCTTCGACGATAAAGACATCTCCACCGAATACACCGCGCTGATGAGTAAGGTAATGGCGAGCGGCAATGGCCGGGTCAAATTCCCGATCAACGAGCCTGCCGAAGGCAAAAAGAAGTCACAGATCGACGAATACCTCGAGTTCTTTGGCGGCGCAGGCGTGCAACACGTCGCGATGCGAACCGATGACATCGTCCACACCGTCAGCCGATTGCAAGCACGCGGCTTGAACTTCTTGACAGTGCCGAAGACGTATTACGACGTGCTGGAAGACCGAGTCGGAAAGATCGATGAGAACATCGACGAACTGGCCGAGCTGGGAATCCTGGTTGACCGAGACGACGAAGGCTATCTGCTCCAAATCTTCACGAAGCCAGTGACCGACCGTCCGACCTTGTTCTACGAAATCATCCACCGCAAGGGCGCGAAGAGCTTCGGAAAGGGCAACTTTAAGGCGTTGTTCGAAAGCATCGAGCGCGAGCAAGAACTGCGCGGCACTCTGTAATCCGATCCGAATCAAGTCAGCCTGGTCACACCAATTCATGTGGCCAGGCTGGTATTTTTTAGATTCACGGCATGACAAATTCGCTACGACATTTCCGGGCGCTGATCTCGATCTACCTGCAGGATGGCCTTGCATACAAGGCGAGCGGGTTCATTTGGGTGCTCACGGACGTGTCGACTGCAGCCACCATGCCGATCGTGCTCTCTGCGGCGGCAAAGGGGCAAAGCATCGGCGGGTTCGATTCCAGCAGCATCGCGGTGTACTACCTCGTCATGCTGTTCATCACCAGTTTCGTGCAGAGCCACTTCATGTGGGAAGTCGCCTTCGAGGTCAAAGAAGGAATCTTCAGTAGCCAGATCATCCGGCCTGTGCCGTATTTGCAGTTCATGGCGGCGCGAAATCTCGCCTGGCGAATGATGCGCACGATGTTCTTCTTCCCGATGTTTCTGATCCTGTTGTGGGCGTACAGCGGGATGATCCATTCGTTCCAGTTGCACATCTCTTGGGTCGCGATTGCCGCGATTGTGCTCGGGCATTTGGTGAGCTTCTTCTTTGTGATGGCGTTTGCGATGCTAGCGCTCTTTCTGCAGGAAGCGACCTCTGTATTCGAGCTGTATTACGTGCCAATGCTATTCCTTTCGGGGCAGCTCTTCCCTATTGCTCTTTTCCCACAATGGGTGCAGAACATCAGTAAGATCTTTCCGTTCTACTACACCACTGGCTTACCCACGGAGATTGTTGTGGGTCGGATTTCTGAGGCCAATGCGATCCCGCTCCTTGGCGTCCAACTGCTTTGGATTGTTGGGAGTCTGCTCGCCTTCAAATGGCTCTTTGCAAAGGGCACCAAGCAATACACTGGCGTTGGGATGTGAGGCTCAGTCGACTGTGATGACCTGGCCATTCACTGGGCAGTCGTCTTGCAGCAGCCACCAGATCGCGCGGCAAATGGAGTCCGGCTCGACATAAGTCCAGGACGCATTGGATTGCCGAATCACGGTGTCGTCCTCCACCTCGCTCCAATGGTCGCCACGAATCACTCCGGGCCGAATCGCGTTGAGCCGTACTTTGTTCCGCCCGAACTCCTTCGCCAGGGCTGATGTCAACCCGGCTGTCTCTGAGATCTTGGCGTTGTAGAGCGAATCATGGTGATCGGCGACGCTCCCAAAAGAACCAGCGATGTTGACGATTGCACCGATTCCGGTGGCAAGGAACCGGGCGATCTGCTGCCGATTGAGCTCGAGCATCGGTGACTTTACGGCTGTGCGCGAAAGGTATGAACCAAGCACCGGCATCGAATCCACGTCGTTGACGAAGCCGTGAACATGTCCGAACTTCTGCTTGCCTTTGACCAGTAGCCCTGCCACTTGCGATACCCCCGCGGCACGAATCACTGATTTGGATGAGTCCAGTCCAAGAACGCCTTTTTGAGTTTCCCAAAGCAGAAGTCTGTCGCCATTTTCCAGCACTTGCGCCGCGAATCTTTGGGAGATCGGGCCACCAGAGGTCGCCAAGAAGTAAGTTTTCGGTTCTGCCGCGCTCACCGTTCAAGCTTACTCGAACGGTAACCCAGCTACAAACCGCCGCCGCAAATCATCGATCCCGTGTGCGGACGCTAGCTGATAGTGCGGATTGTCTTTCTTCTTTCGCCAATTGCCGCCCCATTCCACGCCTGGTACCGCCGCCAAGAGAACTGGACCAAGCGCGACGTACGGCGCGTCTGATTTGATGTAAGTTGCTCCATTGAACAGTCCCAAATCGACCGCCATTCCGAAGTTGTGGTAGCTCTGGCCGGGCCGAGCATTTGTCACGATATTCCCTGGCTTCGACCTCCCTTGGGCGTACAGTTCGGCCTGCTCGGCGTAGGTGCGCATCCCACTGATGACTTTGGCGGTGTGCCCGTGCGCTATGGCCGCACTCAAGAGGCGACGCGCCATCCGCTGGGCCTGCGGGATGAGGAGCGCGATATTCGCTTCGCTGCGAGAATCAAATGCGCCTAGCTCGGCCTTGATGGCAGCAGTCCGATCATAGAACTGTTGCTGAGCCGCCAAAGTCTTGGCGCCCGCTTGGCCGTCGATCGCACCTGGATTGAATCCGCCAAAAAGCAAGAAGCGTTGAAGAAACTTGACGTCGCTAAAAAGGAGTTGGGACATACTTCCAACAATAGCGAGCAATCAGTCTTTTGTCAACTTTCTGGCGTGATGCGCTCGATCTTGAACTCCAACTGCCCAAGCTTGATCACATCATCTGGTCCGATGAGCGTGCGAATGTTGGCATTCAATTTTGCATCGTTGACAACGGTGCCATTGGTGCTGCCCGTGTCCGTGAGGTAGATGCCTGAATCTTCAACTTCGATGATGCCATGACTTCCGCTGACAAACGGATCAGCAATGACCACATCGTTGCCAGACTTGCGACCAAATGAATTCGATCCGAACTTGAGGTCGAAAGTGCCGGTATCTCCAGTGAGCTTTGCCGAACAGCTGTTGGCTTGTGGAGCAACGGTCAAGGCGACGGTCTTCCCTGTGCTCGCCATCAGCGTGGCGTTCGCGGCGCCTGGCATCGCTAAGGTCAACTCGAACCCTCCGAGCGAGAGCTTTGCACCTTCAGCGATCTGGCGTGGTTCGTTGGGCACCAATCGCTCTCCATCGACCTTTGTCCCGTTGGTTGATCCGAGGTCTTTGACTTCAATCACCCCGTTCTGAAGCGAGATACTGCAATGTTGGCGACTCACTCGGTCGTCATTGATCAGCGCATCGCCTTGCCGCCCAAAGACCGTTTCCCCGACCCTCACCACAAACTCGACACCTTCAGACGAGACAAGTACCGGGAGCTGGATTGAGGGAGCACCGAAAGCGTCGCCGTCAAGAGCTCGTTCGAAGATCAACCCGCAATCGGAGCAGAACATCATGCCACCAGGATTGAACGTCTTGCAAACAGGACATTGCACCGGTTTGATCGTCGCCGTGACATCCAACGTCGGCGCGGAGATCATCTGCGTTCGATTGGGGTCAAGCATCTGGGTCTTATTGAGGTCGCTCATAGGTTGCTCAAAGCAGAATACCGCTGATTCCGCCTAAAATAGAGACGTGCCTGAACCGTCAAATCCTCCGGATATTGGTGGGCGATTTATTCGCTGGACCTTTCTGTTTGTGGGGACGGTGATGCTAATTTTTGGCGGAATCCAGATTCATCTCCAACAGAGAATCGCGGGGACACTCATCGTGCTCATCGGCTTGATCATCTTGGCGAGTCTGCCACTCATGAAGAAGCTGTTCTAACGATTCGCAACGCGCACGGCGGATGGCGACACATTGAATCGCTTGACGAACGCGCGAGTGAAGTGCGCCGGGCTATTGAAACCCACCATTTTGGAGACTTCGCTGACGCTGAAGTTGTTTTCGATCAGCATCGTGCGAGCCTTTTCGAGCCGAACGCTGATCAAATATTTGTGGAACGGCTGACCGGTGGCCTGCCGGAATAGGAACCTAAAGTGAGAAGTGGAAAGCCCGAGGTAATTGGCGATCTCTTCGTCCACGATTTCCCTCGCGAATCCCCTCTCTACGACGGCGAGAGCGCGGTTGATCATGGAATCCGTATGCGCCCGTTCTTCACTCATGTCCGGGGCCAATTCTTCGATCAACTCCCGCGCTGCGCTAATCACACCGTTGACCGAGCGTTCGATTTCGAGCCTACGAGCGGCATCGAGCTGGAATCTGTGTAGAGGCTCCGAAGTTCCCGATTCCAACTTCGCCGCAGAAATTACAGCGAGGAACAACAACACCGAACCCCTTGCTTCATCTAGATTCGGCCCAACTTCGCTAAGAGATGTTTCGAGCTGTTTGATCGCGCGGTTGAATTTGACCCGGTCTCCAATTCTCACCGCAGAACCCAATTCAGCGAGCGAGACACCTTTGGTCTTGCTCCCAAACGGGCAGGTTCGGTCGGGGGCGAATTCGAATCGCACATCCAGCAGCACAAAACTCGCCGAACTCCCAAGGTCGGTGAACCGCAAGAAGCGTCCGTGGAAATTGCTCGGAATGTCGATGCTCAGACGCCGAATCGTGACGCGACGGCCCTGAAAATCGGCAAACCCCACTGGCTCGCACATGCTTCCGTCCCCCGGCGAAAAGCACGCCATTTCGGACTCTTCGCCTTCGGCGTAATGCTTGCCGTTGATGAGGGTGAGGCGAAAGTCGGGGCCGTCCAACGGCTTTACCGCAACGAGTGCACCGTGCGTCCCGGGCGTTTCGCTGCCGGCGTGCAGGGCAAACACGCCGTAGATGTGGATTCGCTGGAGCGACTCTTCCGAATCCGGCACAAGAACATCCAGCGAAAAAGGCAGCGAACGATCTGGGTGAGCGCGGCCCGGTCCTCCGTTTGACTGCCAAGCCCGATCATCCTCCAACAACCAATCGAGCTTTGGGTCCAATGCGTTGAATTCGCAAACCCCGATATGGGGCTTGCGAAACTCGCCGCTGAGAAGATGGGTTCTCAAACCAAAACTGCCTTACTTAACTTCGACCGTCGTATGCGGCAGATGACCGAAAATCGATTCGCGCAATCCACTCACTCGAGGGCTGATCAATTCAGCATCGCGCTGGAAGTAGATTGGAATCAGGACTGCATCTTGGAGAGCGAGGTCTTCTGCCTGGTGATAGAGGTCCATTCGCTCTGGGCCATCGGGCATCGCGTCAGCCTTCGAGGTCAGAGCGTCCAGTGCCGGATTGCTATAGCCGATCTTGTTCTCTGGGCCGTAGCTGGCAAAGAAGAACGAGATGAAATTCTCTGGATCCAAGTAGTCTGCAGCCCATCGCATATGGAAGAACGGAATTTCAAGTTGATTCCGCTTTTCCAGATAAACGGGCCAGTTCTTGACCGTGAGCTTCGGCTGGATTCCGAGCGACTTTTCGAGTTGTCCTGCAACCGCTTCACTCACAATCTTCGCGTCAGGACGACCATCGCGGAACCAGAGTTCGAGCGGAGGAATGCCCTTTCCATCCGGATATCCAGCTTCGGCAAGCAGCTTCTTCGCACCGTTTGGATCGTAAGGTATCACCGCAGCTTTCTCGCGATAGCCCTTCACTCCAGGAGGAATCACTCCGTTTGCAAGCGTGTTGATTCCGCCCAACAGTTCGTTGACGATCTTCTCTTTGTCGATCGCCATGGCGATCGCTTGTCGGAGCTTTCGGTTCTGGAACGCGGGATACTTTTTAAGGTTCAGCCCGACATACCAAATCGCCGGTCGATCAAAGAACTTCAACTGATCTTTCATCGCGGGGTCTTTTTGGATCGCGGCGACATCTTGCCGCTCCAAAGCAACCAAATCCACTTCCCCAGTCTTGTACATGCTCAGCCGGGTAACAGCATCCTTGACGACCGGCCGCTCGATGCTCTCAACCTTTGGCGCGCCACCGTAATAGTCCTTGTTCGCGCTGAGTTTGACGACTTGCTCGTTCACAAATTCGGTGACCTTAAATGGCCCTGTGCCGATCATCTGCTCCGGTTTGGTGATTTCCGCATCAGCAGGAACTCCGCCCTTTGGCATCACGGCCGAGCAAAGATAGGTGAACTTGCCAATCCAATACGGGCGAGGCTTGTCGAGCTTGAAGACCACCGTCATCGGATCGGGGGTTTCGATACCCTTGACCGATGTCGCCTTGCCTTCCACCATGTCGTTCAGGCCGACGATGTCTCCCATGTACGCAGACGCCACTGGGCTCGCCACTTTTGGATTGCAAGCGCGCTCGATCGACCATTTGACGTCTTCGCTGGTCATCTCCTTGCCGTTGTGGAACTTGACGCCCTTTCGCAGTGTGAAGACAACGGTCGCGCCGCCGTCCTTCAGCTCC
This genomic window contains:
- the hppD gene encoding 4-hydroxyphenylpyruvate dioxygenase, with the protein product MEDLFPIRKIDHVRHYVNNARQSAYFYQHVFGFDIEAYNGLETGSRNQVDYMLRQNDITLVFSAPLRPGHPMAEAISTHGDFVQDICFEVDDVDWAYKTAIKRGAESAVAPYDMQDEHGTVRYAAIKVYGNTVHGLLNRDKYNGPFLPGFREQKEPGEGIGLIEVDHCVGNVELGKMNYWVKWYEDVLGFKNLISFDDKDISTEYTALMSKVMASGNGRVKFPINEPAEGKKKSQIDEYLEFFGGAGVQHVAMRTDDIVHTVSRLQARGLNFLTVPKTYYDVLEDRVGKIDENIDELAELGILVDRDDEGYLLQIFTKPVTDRPTLFYEIIHRKGAKSFGKGNFKALFESIEREQELRGTL
- a CDS encoding ABC-2 family transporter protein, yielding MTNSLRHFRALISIYLQDGLAYKASGFIWVLTDVSTAATMPIVLSAAAKGQSIGGFDSSSIAVYYLVMLFITSFVQSHFMWEVAFEVKEGIFSSQIIRPVPYLQFMAARNLAWRMMRTMFFFPMFLILLWAYSGMIHSFQLHISWVAIAAIVLGHLVSFFFVMAFAMLALFLQEATSVFELYYVPMLFLSGQLFPIALFPQWVQNISKIFPFYYTTGLPTEIVVGRISEANAIPLLGVQLLWIVGSLLAFKWLFAKGTKQYTGVGM
- a CDS encoding SDR family oxidoreductase → MSAAEPKTYFLATSGGPISQRFAAQVLENGDRLLLWETQKGVLGLDSSKSVIRAAGVSQVAGLLVKGKQKFGHVHGFVNDVDSMPVLGSYLSRTAVKSPMLELNRQQIARFLATGIGAIVNIAGSFGSVADHHDSLYNAKISETAGLTSALAKEFGRNKVRLNAIRPGVIRGDHWSEVEDDTVIRQSNASWTYVEPDSICRAIWWLLQDDCPVNGQVITVD
- a CDS encoding M15 family metallopeptidase, which codes for MSQLLFSDVKFLQRFLLFGGFNPGAIDGQAGAKTLAAQQQFYDRTAAIKAELGAFDSRSEANIALLIPQAQRMARRLLSAAIAHGHTAKVISGMRTYAEQAELYAQGRSKPGNIVTNARPGQSYHNFGMAVDLGLFNGATYIKSDAPYVALGPVLLAAVPGVEWGGNWRKKKDNPHYQLASAHGIDDLRRRFVAGLPFE
- a CDS encoding FHA domain-containing protein; translated protein: MSDLNKTQMLDPNRTQMISAPTLDVTATIKPVQCPVCKTFNPGGMMFCSDCGLIFERALDGDAFGAPSIQLPVLVSSEGVEFVVRVGETVFGRQGDALINDDRVSRQHCSISLQNGVIEVKDLGSTNGTKVDGERLVPNEPRQIAEGAKLSLGGFELTLAMPGAANATLMASTGKTVALTVAPQANSCSAKLTGDTGTFDLKFGSNSFGRKSGNDVVIADPFVSGSHGIIEVEDSGIYLTDTGSTNGTVVNDAKLNANIRTLIGPDDVIKLGQLEFKIERITPES
- a CDS encoding helix-turn-helix transcriptional regulator, whose product is MRTHLLSGEFRKPHIGVCEFNALDPKLDWLLEDDRAWQSNGGPGRAHPDRSLPFSLDVLVPDSEESLQRIHIYGVFALHAGSETPGTHGALVAVKPLDGPDFRLTLINGKHYAEGEESEMACFSPGDGSMCEPVGFADFQGRRVTIRRLSIDIPSNFHGRFLRFTDLGSSASFVLLDVRFEFAPDRTCPFGSKTKGVSLAELGSAVRIGDRVKFNRAIKQLETSLSEVGPNLDEARGSVLLFLAVISAAKLESGTSEPLHRFQLDAARRLEIERSVNGVISAARELIEELAPDMSEERAHTDSMINRALAVVERGFAREIVDEEIANYLGLSTSHFRFLFRQATGQPFHKYLISVRLEKARTMLIENNFSVSEVSKMVGFNSPAHFTRAFVKRFNVSPSAVRVANR
- a CDS encoding peptide ABC transporter substrate-binding protein — its product is MTRTTTMFSLCVASLLAVGLIGCGQGGGGFSKREQASNQKVATFRYPIPTNPTTLDPAKVEDGDTIDLLQQVFEGLVAWNEKNEVEPRLAEKWELKDGGATVVFTLRKGVKFHNGKEMTSEDVKWSIERACNPKVASPVASAYMGDIVGLNDMVEGKATSVKGIETPDPMTVVFKLDKPRPYWIGKFTYLCSAVMPKGGVPADAEITKPEQMIGTGPFKVTEFVNEQVVKLSANKDYYGGAPKVESIERPVVKDAVTRLSMYKTGEVDLVALERQDVAAIQKDPAMKDQLKFFDRPAIWYVGLNLKKYPAFQNRKLRQAIAMAIDKEKIVNELLGGINTLANGVIPPGVKGYREKAAVIPYDPNGAKKLLAEAGYPDGKGIPPLELWFRDGRPDAKIVSEAVAGQLEKSLGIQPKLTVKNWPVYLEKRNQLEIPFFHMRWAADYLDPENFISFFFASYGPENKIGYSNPALDALTSKADAMPDGPERMDLYHQAEDLALQDAVLIPIYFQRDAELISPRVSGLRESIFGHLPHTTVEVK